Proteins encoded by one window of Labrus bergylta chromosome 2, fLabBer1.1, whole genome shotgun sequence:
- the tmem127 gene encoding transmembrane protein 127: MYAPPGSAAPGGRRRRGGTSVPKQPERSLVSALPGALSITALCTALAEPAWLRVHGGTCPRQELGVADVLGYIDPKLLDDYCVNPQTILLLRVIAAFCFLGILCSLTAFLLDVFGPKHPALKITRRYAFAHILTVLQCATVIGFCYWASELILSLQQQHKKYHGSFIYVTFAISFYLVAGAGGASILATAANLLRHYPTEEEEQALELLSEMEDSSETFPADYDIANQFQPPPAYTP; this comes from the exons ATGTATGCCCCGCCGGGATCTGCTGCTCCTGGAGGccggaggaggagaggggggaccTCCGTGCCGAAGCAGCCGGAGCGGAGTCTGGTGTCGGCTCTGCCCGGAGCTCTGTCCATCACGGCGCTCTGCACGGCTCTGGCGGAACCGGCCTGGCTACGGGTTCACGGAGGCACCTGTCCAAGACAAGAGCTGGGGGTGGCAGATGTGCTGGGGTACATTGATCCCAAACTATTGGACG ATTACTGTGTGAACCCGCAGACCATCCTCCTCCTGAGGGTGATCGCTGCCTTCTGCTTCCTGGGTATCCTGTGCAGTCTGACTGCTTTCCTTTTGGATGTGTTTGGACCCAAGCACCCTGCACTCAAGATCACACGCAGATATGCATTTGCACATATTTTAACAG TGTTACAGTGTGCCACAGTGATAGGCTTCTGCTACTGGGCCTCAGAGCTCATCCTGTCACTACAGCAGCAGCATAAAAAGTACCACGGGTCTTTCATATACGTCACTTTTGCCATCAGCTTCTACCTGGtggcaggagcaggaggagcctCCATCCTTGCCACAGCTGCGAACCTCCTGCGCCATTACcccactgaggaggaggagcaggctTTAGAGCTGCTCTCTGAGATGGAAGACAGCAGTGAAACGTTTCCTGCTGATTATGACATTGCTAATCAGTTTCAGCCCCCGCCTGCCTACACGCCCTAA